A section of the Acidobacterium capsulatum ATCC 51196 genome encodes:
- a CDS encoding beta-galactosidase, whose translation MFKRMTVFTMMAVAAMMPSVRVCAQADPADAIVAAQDAAPKLSVHPATVFYGAAYYNEYTPSPLHPERLATDVRMMKAAGFNVVRMGESTWSLWEPAPGKFDYAWMDRVVDAMSKAGIKVIMGTPTYSMPVWLWKQHPELLARPLGGGYVGYGMRQDMDYDNPVFRQYAGQLIVNLVRHYRNNPDVIGWQVDNETSSYGASNPDVFHGFVDYLKERFGTPEAMDRAWLLNYWGQDVYDWKNMPTRDNATNPSYKLAWSRYSQLRVTRYLAWQAQLVRENRAPAQFVTTDFGSIMRPDVDETQIARTEDVVANNIYHGWQDDYNGEYDALQGSLARSLKHTNYLVTETNAQTLGWDSAGQYPPYDGQLRLDAFTHYANGANMVEYWHWATLEDGQETYWGGVLGHDLGPNRAYREVSRIGRELKRIGPQIANLRIHNKVAILYSVDSMNGLSFMPYAHDANQGWQPGRNGGNYAGLIQQLHTALYDANVGTDFVFPDTKNFSQYKLLIVPALYVSSDALLKRIVDYVRHGGNVLMTFKSGFTNENGAVRWQLAPGPLREAAGFTYQEYSNLKHPLSLKGDPFHVGVAANQASTWAEFLQLTTAKPLAWYDHPFFGKWPAITRNHYGEGTLTYEGTVLSGKLQDAVMLDELQLCGLTGPDQSLPADLHVRHGVNDQNRRIHYYLNYSSSPTEFTYPYANAHDLLTGHALASGSHVRVDPWGVVIAEEDRALQK comes from the coding sequence ATGTTCAAAAGAATGACGGTCTTCACGATGATGGCTGTGGCCGCGATGATGCCCTCGGTCCGCGTGTGCGCGCAAGCTGACCCGGCCGATGCCATCGTGGCCGCGCAGGACGCAGCTCCGAAGCTGAGCGTTCATCCTGCAACTGTTTTCTACGGAGCGGCCTACTACAACGAGTACACGCCTTCGCCGCTGCATCCTGAGCGGCTGGCGACCGACGTTCGCATGATGAAAGCAGCTGGCTTCAATGTGGTGCGCATGGGCGAGTCCACATGGAGCTTGTGGGAGCCGGCTCCGGGCAAGTTTGACTACGCATGGATGGATCGCGTGGTCGATGCCATGAGCAAGGCCGGGATCAAGGTCATCATGGGTACGCCGACCTACTCCATGCCGGTGTGGTTGTGGAAGCAGCATCCGGAACTGCTCGCGCGTCCGCTCGGCGGTGGCTATGTTGGCTATGGCATGCGGCAGGATATGGATTACGACAATCCGGTCTTTCGTCAATATGCGGGTCAGTTGATCGTGAATCTGGTCCGCCACTATCGCAATAATCCCGACGTGATTGGCTGGCAGGTGGATAACGAAACGAGTTCCTACGGTGCTTCTAATCCTGACGTGTTTCATGGGTTCGTCGATTACCTGAAGGAGAGGTTTGGAACGCCAGAGGCGATGGATCGCGCCTGGTTGCTGAACTATTGGGGGCAGGACGTCTATGACTGGAAGAACATGCCAACGCGCGACAACGCTACCAACCCCAGCTATAAGCTGGCGTGGTCGCGCTACTCACAGTTGCGGGTGACGCGCTATCTGGCATGGCAGGCTCAACTGGTGCGTGAGAATCGCGCCCCCGCTCAGTTTGTCACGACAGACTTCGGATCGATCATGCGGCCGGACGTGGATGAAACGCAGATCGCCAGGACCGAAGACGTGGTGGCCAACAATATCTATCATGGCTGGCAGGATGACTATAACGGTGAGTATGACGCGTTACAGGGCTCTCTGGCACGGTCACTCAAGCACACGAACTACCTGGTGACCGAAACCAACGCGCAGACGCTGGGCTGGGATTCGGCAGGCCAGTATCCTCCCTATGACGGCCAGTTGAGACTGGATGCCTTCACTCACTATGCCAACGGCGCCAACATGGTGGAGTACTGGCACTGGGCCACACTCGAAGATGGACAGGAAACTTACTGGGGTGGCGTGCTCGGCCATGATCTCGGCCCGAACCGCGCTTATCGCGAGGTGTCCCGAATCGGCCGCGAGCTGAAGCGCATCGGCCCGCAAATCGCTAATCTTCGCATTCACAATAAAGTGGCCATTCTCTACAGCGTTGACTCCATGAATGGGCTCTCATTCATGCCTTACGCGCATGATGCCAATCAAGGATGGCAGCCCGGCAGAAATGGCGGCAATTATGCGGGGCTGATTCAGCAGCTCCACACGGCGTTATATGACGCCAATGTCGGGACTGATTTTGTGTTTCCTGACACAAAGAATTTTTCGCAATACAAGCTTCTGATTGTTCCTGCGCTTTATGTGTCCAGCGATGCGCTGCTAAAGCGGATCGTTGACTACGTCCGACACGGCGGCAATGTGCTGATGACCTTCAAGAGCGGTTTCACCAATGAGAACGGCGCGGTGCGCTGGCAACTTGCGCCCGGCCCGCTGCGTGAAGCTGCGGGCTTCACTTATCAGGAGTACTCCAACCTCAAACATCCGCTGTCACTCAAGGGCGACCCCTTCCACGTCGGTGTTGCCGCGAATCAGGCCAGCACGTGGGCTGAGTTTCTTCAACTCACCACCGCCAAGCCGTTGGCCTGGTATGACCATCCATTCTTCGGCAAGTGGCCGGCGATCACACGTAACCATTACGGTGAAGGAACTCTCACCTACGAGGGTACTGTCCTGTCTGGCAAGCTGCAGGATGCCGTCATGCTCGACGAGCTTCAGTTATGCGGTCTCACCGGGCCGGACCAGAGTCTTCCCGCTGACCTGCATGTGCGGCACGGAGTCAATGATCAGAACCGGCGCATTCACTATTACCTGAACTACTCTTCGTCTCCGACGGAGTTCACCTATCCCTACGCGAATGCGCACGATCTGCTGACGGGTCATGCGCTGGCCTCGGGCTCTCATGTACGCGTTGACCCGTGGGGAGTTGTGATTGCCGAAGAGGACCGCGCATTGCAGAAATAG
- a CDS encoding alpha-L-fucosidase gives MPGQTAPGSVAGSAPGAAQASLGEKTSAVEHGRLQWWREARFGMMIHWGLYAIPGRGEWVQFAEQIPVRQYATLAQQFNPTDFHAEAWASLARDAGMKYTVLTARHHDGFALFDDPDNPFTSVSTAARRDLIDEYARAVRRAGLHVGLYYSPLDWRFPGFFFPDLQLENAEQMRAQYHRQIEILATKYGEIDVLWFDGGESDWLSFGHDMSSTAFPKRKGDYHGQFSWRGDEVNAMLRSKQPQVIVNNRAAGIPPDYHSREWTVGSFDNTSPWECAFPLAGYWGYSGDTEPMALKDAIQLLVNVVGRDGNLLMNIGPRADGTIVPSHEQRLREMGQWVQKYGESIYGTRGGPFMPGKYGVSTHKANRIYVHVLDAAMSRIALPPIPGKVVRSTCLTGEAVRFTQNAASLDLILTRNSANQTDAIVVLDLDRHAHEIPVTQVG, from the coding sequence ATGCCGGGTCAGACGGCTCCAGGCTCGGTTGCAGGATCAGCGCCCGGGGCGGCGCAGGCCAGCCTCGGCGAGAAGACATCTGCAGTAGAGCATGGGCGGCTGCAGTGGTGGCGTGAGGCGCGATTCGGCATGATGATCCACTGGGGCCTCTATGCGATTCCGGGACGTGGCGAGTGGGTGCAGTTTGCCGAGCAGATTCCGGTGCGGCAGTATGCGACGCTGGCGCAGCAGTTCAACCCCACTGACTTTCATGCGGAAGCCTGGGCCAGCCTTGCGCGGGATGCTGGAATGAAGTACACGGTACTGACGGCGCGGCACCATGATGGCTTTGCGCTGTTTGATGATCCGGACAATCCGTTTACGAGCGTAAGCACGGCGGCGCGCCGCGACCTGATTGACGAATATGCCCGGGCCGTACGAAGGGCTGGCCTGCATGTGGGACTCTATTACTCGCCACTCGATTGGCGTTTTCCCGGGTTCTTTTTCCCGGACCTTCAACTGGAAAATGCCGAACAGATGCGAGCGCAGTATCACCGGCAGATCGAGATTCTGGCGACAAAGTATGGCGAGATCGACGTTTTGTGGTTTGATGGCGGAGAAAGCGATTGGCTAAGTTTTGGACACGACATGAGCAGCACCGCGTTCCCTAAGCGAAAAGGCGATTATCACGGTCAATTCAGTTGGCGTGGCGACGAAGTGAACGCGATGCTGCGCAGCAAGCAGCCGCAGGTGATTGTGAACAATCGCGCGGCGGGCATTCCTCCGGATTATCATTCGCGCGAATGGACGGTGGGCAGCTTCGACAATACGTCACCGTGGGAGTGCGCATTTCCGCTTGCCGGTTACTGGGGGTACTCGGGCGACACAGAGCCGATGGCGCTCAAGGATGCAATTCAACTGCTGGTGAACGTGGTGGGGCGTGACGGCAATCTGCTGATGAACATTGGTCCGAGAGCCGACGGCACCATTGTGCCCAGCCATGAGCAGCGGTTGCGCGAGATGGGCCAGTGGGTGCAGAAATATGGTGAGAGCATTTATGGAACCCGCGGTGGCCCCTTCATGCCTGGCAAGTATGGTGTCTCCACGCACAAGGCAAACCGGATTTACGTGCATGTGCTCGATGCCGCGATGAGCCGCATTGCTCTGCCTCCGATTCCGGGCAAGGTAGTCAGATCCACATGCCTGACAGGCGAGGCGGTGCGTTTCACACAGAATGCCGCGTCGCTTGATCTGATATTGACGCGCAACTCCGCGAACCAAACAGATGCCATTGTAGTGCTCGATCTGGACAGGCACGCGCATGAGATTCCAGTGACGCAGGTAGGATGA
- a CDS encoding Tex family protein: MSTFKPLPSRILLHIAQELAVSTHSLAAVIALLDEGGTVPFIARYRKEATGNLDEVQIRAIEEKLSYFRELESRRETVLASIAEQGKLTEELKEKIEAVLNRSELEDLYLPYKPKRRTKATIAREKGLEPLAKYLWNQETGPQTLSEMTPAFVNEELGVASVEEALEGARHIVAEWISESADLRKALRRVMLEEGIVVSRKALDAKDEQEKFKMYYEYQEPAKTIPSHRMLAIRRGESEGVLYFLIEVEAARVMALTRAHVMRQPGDWTAQLDLAIEDAWQRLLNSSIQAEIRFELKQRSDAEAIQVFRDNLYHLLLAPPAGPISVLGIDPGLRTGCKMAVVDETGKLLAHDVIYPHTSKHGIAEAQQKVEALIRQHQVRAIAIGNGTASRETDAFVREFMREKKIQEIFSVTVSEAGASVYSASDVARQEFPDLDLTVRGAISIARRLQDPLSELVKVDPKSIGVGQYQHDVDQRQLHESLENVIESCVNRVGVDLNTSSWTLLRYVAGVTERTAVNIVNYRNENGRFRSRTQLLEVSGVGPKTFEQAAGFLRIRDGENPLDMTAVHPESYGVVEQIAQSLSVTVPEIIRTPQLLERVDRSQLSAGAFTVNDILDELRKPGRDPRDRFAAPSFLEGVKEITDLKEGMVLEGVVTNVTKFGAFVDVGVHQDGLVHISELSNRFIKEPSEAVKAGQIVRVKVLSADAKTKRIALSMRALMEPIGRAPSKAKPVPKPTLSMDQKLAALSSKWKVR; the protein is encoded by the coding sequence ATGAGTACTTTTAAGCCTCTTCCCTCCAGAATTCTTCTGCATATTGCCCAGGAACTTGCCGTCTCCACGCACAGCCTCGCAGCCGTGATTGCGTTGCTGGATGAAGGAGGAACCGTACCCTTCATCGCCCGCTATCGAAAAGAGGCGACCGGCAATCTTGACGAGGTGCAGATCCGCGCCATTGAAGAGAAGCTGAGCTATTTCAGGGAGCTTGAGAGCCGGCGCGAGACCGTGCTGGCTTCCATTGCCGAGCAGGGCAAGCTGACCGAGGAACTCAAGGAGAAGATCGAGGCGGTTCTCAATCGCAGCGAACTCGAAGATCTCTATCTGCCTTACAAGCCCAAGCGGCGCACCAAGGCGACCATTGCGCGTGAGAAAGGCCTTGAGCCCCTCGCCAAGTACCTGTGGAACCAGGAAACCGGGCCGCAGACGCTGAGCGAAATGACGCCCGCGTTTGTGAACGAAGAACTGGGCGTGGCCTCAGTGGAGGAAGCGCTCGAAGGTGCGCGCCACATCGTAGCGGAGTGGATCAGCGAATCTGCGGATCTGCGCAAGGCGCTGCGCCGCGTCATGTTAGAAGAGGGCATCGTCGTCAGCCGCAAGGCGCTGGACGCAAAGGATGAGCAGGAAAAGTTCAAAATGTATTACGAATACCAGGAGCCGGCGAAGACCATTCCATCGCACCGCATGCTGGCTATACGGCGCGGTGAGAGCGAGGGAGTGCTTTATTTTTTGATTGAGGTTGAGGCTGCCCGTGTGATGGCTCTGACGCGGGCTCACGTAATGCGGCAGCCAGGCGACTGGACCGCGCAGTTGGATCTCGCCATCGAAGATGCGTGGCAACGGCTGCTGAACTCATCCATCCAGGCCGAGATTCGCTTTGAGCTCAAGCAGCGCTCCGATGCAGAGGCGATTCAGGTCTTTCGCGATAATCTCTATCACCTGTTGCTGGCTCCGCCCGCAGGGCCAATCTCGGTGCTGGGCATCGATCCTGGTCTGCGCACGGGCTGCAAAATGGCCGTAGTGGATGAGACGGGGAAGCTGCTGGCGCACGATGTGATTTACCCGCACACCTCAAAGCACGGTATCGCAGAAGCCCAACAGAAGGTGGAAGCGCTGATCCGGCAGCACCAGGTACGGGCGATTGCCATCGGCAATGGAACTGCTTCGCGTGAAACGGATGCCTTTGTTCGGGAATTTATGCGCGAGAAGAAGATTCAGGAGATCTTCAGCGTTACGGTCAGTGAAGCAGGGGCCAGCGTTTACTCGGCATCGGATGTGGCGCGGCAGGAATTTCCTGATCTTGACCTTACGGTGCGCGGCGCTATTTCGATTGCGCGCCGCCTGCAAGACCCTCTCTCAGAGCTGGTGAAGGTGGACCCAAAGTCGATTGGCGTGGGCCAGTATCAGCACGATGTGGACCAGCGTCAACTGCACGAGTCACTCGAAAACGTGATTGAGAGCTGCGTCAATCGCGTGGGGGTGGATCTGAACACCTCCTCCTGGACGCTGCTTCGCTATGTTGCGGGCGTGACGGAGCGCACAGCCGTCAACATTGTGAACTATCGCAATGAGAATGGACGCTTCCGGTCGCGTACGCAATTGCTTGAGGTCTCAGGCGTCGGGCCAAAGACCTTTGAGCAGGCCGCAGGCTTTCTGCGTATTCGCGATGGCGAGAACCCGCTGGATATGACGGCTGTGCATCCTGAGTCTTACGGCGTGGTAGAGCAGATTGCGCAGTCACTTTCTGTCACCGTGCCGGAGATTATTCGCACGCCGCAATTGCTCGAGCGAGTGGACCGCAGCCAACTCTCTGCCGGCGCATTTACGGTCAACGACATTCTGGACGAGCTGCGCAAGCCGGGCCGCGATCCGCGTGACAGGTTTGCCGCGCCCAGCTTTCTGGAAGGCGTCAAAGAGATTACCGATCTCAAGGAAGGCATGGTGCTTGAAGGCGTGGTCACAAATGTGACGAAGTTTGGCGCGTTCGTCGATGTTGGCGTACATCAGGATGGCCTGGTACACATCAGCGAGCTCTCGAACCGCTTTATCAAAGAGCCGTCAGAGGCTGTGAAGGCAGGCCAGATCGTCAGGGTGAAGGTGCTGAGCGCCGATGCAAAAACCAAGCGAATTGCGCTCTCCATGAGAGCACTGATGGAGCCTATAGGCCGCGCACCTTCCAAAGCGAAGCCCGTGCCGAAGCCCACTCTCTCGATGGATCAGAAGCTGGCTGCTCTCAGCTCGAAGTGGAAGGTGCGTTAG